The genomic stretch ACGTGAGAAAACGTGGGATTACGACACAGATACGCGTGTATGAGGCTGGGGGAGGACGTCGAGCGTCTGGATGCCTCCAGAGAACGCGTTCTACTATATAACTCCAAGTGCCATTTcgtatttgataaataattaagaatagATGTACAGGACGCGTGTACGTAGGATGCGCGCGCGCGCTGAATGTACATGCACACTTGTTTCACACTGTCCACAGTTACCGATAAACATGTAGTGACAAAATTGTTGTTCCATGGGTTACGAGTCTAGGCAGATGTCACATGTGTACACTGACCATTTCACAGAAACCAATGGTACAGCGTTACTTGAAAGTGCCATACCAAGAAGGAGATTTCTTTCAACATTGTCAAGTCTCAggtgtttgtttctttttaaaatccAATGGAAAACATGAGGAGATAATGTCTGTAAGGAGGGCAAGCATGTTTTAAGGAGGAAAAGGTTGAAGGCCAAAGAAGCATCAGGAATTCAGATTAAGCTTACAACATGCCAGGTGGAAATATTATGGAAGAAGATCTGGTGGATCCTGAATGGCTATTCAGGCATCTTAGGTCACCGGATGGTCCAAACAAACTTCTCATCTTAGATTGTAGAGCACATTCTGATTTCTCTGAAGCTCATATTAGAGGCTCTGTACCCTTAGCTATACCTAGCATCATGTTAAGACGGCTGGCAGCTGGTAAAGTTGATCTGCTGTCAACAATAAGGTGCTTAGATCTAAGAAACAGAGTGGAGGTGTTTTTGTGTGGTGATGAGAATAGTAGAGGGACATTTATACTGATTGGTGACTCTACAGACCCTGCAGGACATCAGGGTGAAACAATTCAAGTTTTAAGTCGGAGACTTAGAAGTAGTGGAGGATATGTTGCTATTTTAATGGGTAAGAACAGTATattcataaatacatatatttctatgATTGCACATAATATTTCCATTTAGTTAGAACAAATATGTACTACAAGAATAAAAGAGAATATGCCTTAACTActgtattttgaaaaataagaaaataaaaaagaagaagaaataagtgTAGCTAAAggctatattataaaatattccaagtTTCTACAAGTAGTTATGTCTGccattaaagaaatttaaaaattcatacttAAAAGCATCtgtgaatgaaatatttatttgtacaaaAAATATTGATGTTCATCTAATTACATCTTGTAGTTATGCCAAATTTCTTTTGTTATTCAATAAAGAGCATTTTTGTTTCATTCATTTACTActcagtattttttatttttattatattttctctcATATTTTGCATATggctttaaattatttatactcATACAAAtcctttatttcattttctcctACAGATGGTTTTGGAGCATTCAGAGATAGATACCCTGAATGGTGTGAGGGTAGTCAAGCCAGTGGTGAAGGTCCCCCAGGTCAGGATTCTAATGACGGTGAATTAATGGGTCTCAGGTCCCTTCGAATTTCCACACCACCTACAAGATCATATTCAGATTCTGATAGCGATAGCACGTGTGATTCTGTTGGTTAGTAAGCCATACAAACTCTTTTACTACATAAAATACAAAGCAAGAAATATTAAAGTTATTTCATGTTTTTTTAGGACCTGAGGAGGATAAAGATTTTCCAGTTGAAATTTTACCCCATTTGTACCTTGGAAACGCAGCGAATAGCGAGGACAGGGAAGCCTTGGCGCGTCATAGAATACAGTACATTCTGAACGTAACCCCAGATTTGCCAAATGTATTTGAAAGCGCTGGTTCGATAAAATACATGCAAATACCCATAAGTGATCACTGGAGCCAGAATTTAGCTAGTTTCTTTCCACAAGCAATTCAATTCATTGGTGAATACAACCTGCAAAATCAAAGGAAAAATAAGTTctaattatatgtaaatttgaaatataatcatTTCTCCATCTTTCAGAGGAGGCTCGAAGTTCAGACAAAGGAGTGCTGGTTCACTGTCTGGCCGGAGTGTCTCGGTCCGTCACTATCACTGTAGCCTACCTTATGCACAAGTGCAGTCTCAGCTTAAACGATGCCTTTAACCTGGTGCGTAGCCGAAAATCTAATGTGGCTCCGAATTTCCATTTTATGGAGCAATTGCACAGTTTTGAGAAAGAACTAAGGGATAGAGGTGACAGAAGTAGCAGGGGGAACGATCAGAGGTGTATCGGAGCGTGTCGGCCTGGAGGACCATGTAATTGTCCAGCTCCCAGCTTCCTTAGTCCCATAGATCTGGGCCTTAGCCCGGATTCTGGAATAGAATTCGACAGGTGGGCATCAAGTACGCCGGCAGAATGAGACGGGCCAGGGGGGACCCAATACAAATTTTAGGTCCCTCCTAGTACGTCACCATAGTAACAAGGAAAGCCCTAATTGAAGGGTGCGGgaatgaaaatttacatttctgCTAAGAGAAAAATAATATCTTAAGGCGAGAAACGCAATGATCGTAGTAGATTGCAATTTCAAATATACTGCGGCAATTAAAAGTTTGGAATCACTAGATATTCTTAAAAAAAcagattttcatttaaaaaatttacaattttaaattagcTTAAAAACTGTTTAATTActagttaaatatattattaataactgTGCAGTATTAATTCTGAACTAACAGAAGAAATAGCGAAAGATTCACAATTAGTACAACAAGCGGGTGATTTTAAACTTTTGTGGTAGAGTTTTGCCACAAAAGTTTTGTGTACTAGGTCGTGCACAGTGAACGAAATACGATGAACTCaaacaaaattgttaaaacaGCTGAGCCTTTCTAGTATTTTTCTATCCAGTAACAGAAATTGTTTCTGTTGTGGCTTTGCAAACCACGGTTCTATACTATCGCTTCAGAAAAAAAAGTTAAAGAATAATGGACACAATATAGTTTCTCTTTCAGAGGATGATTTTTAATTTGACGATACTACGATTGTAAATCTTTATCTAAGCATAAGTGTTGTTATAATTTAGGGGGAAAAATAGGTAGGACTGCTACAAAAGGGTTCTATGACTCTTTCGTTTCTAAGTTGTCGTGATATAGTGTTAAACACTGAAAGTATTTTGTAAATTCAACTCTGTACTTTCTTACAAATAATTAATGTAATTGTAATATCAAGATGATTGGCTAAAAATTCAAGATTCTTTTTTAATAGCGTTTGAATTCGTTCGACTCTCGATCCATTTCTAGGatacaattttatacatatgagatatctatatttttaatacttgttCCCAGAACCCTTCAATTAATGAGGCTGTGTTTGATTTTATCGCGGGTGATGCTTATTCAAagcgaaatgaaatgaaatataaatcgtAAAACAGGCAATCATAAGtagttgaatttaaaaaataattaattacaactGTGCTTGATAAAAAGATCACACTATGTTTAAGTTCAGAGGtacaaaaagaatttaaaaactcTCGCGTACTCGGCAATTtagattattataataaaaaaaagagaaggtatatacataaaaattatgaTTCGATACTACTCGAACGTAATTTTTGACATAATTTTTCAAATCCACAAAAGTGACTTATCTTGAGAAGGGTACATATTTCCCGGTGCAATTCTGACTTTTAAAGATTTGCAACCTTGTGTGTACGTTCTctatctctgtctgtctctatCTCTTTCAAGTAATTAATCTTGGTTAATAATCGATTAAGAAGTATATCTTTATGGATCGGTGCATTTCTATAGGGCATTCCGAAACTTCTATTTCCGAGATAAAAAATCAGGGTCGTTGTAAATGcatataagaagaaaaaagagttATGGAACGGAAAAGAATTgacaaaaaattgattttatcaTGAGTTAATCAATCGAAGAAAATATTAGACAAATCGTACACGTATTATACCTCAGAATTCTgataaagaaatttgtttataaaaatatacgacaGTCGTGATCCTTATCATCGATACGAgatggaaaaaaggaagagacacTGATTAATTATAGATACACATATACGACGATGTATAGCAATTTGAAATACTAAAAAATTCTTAATTGTACGATCCAATACTGTTTCTATTGTCTTACAGATCTCagattatatatttcaaattatttttgtaagaaaaacAGCAAAGAACGAAAAAAGATTACGGAAATCGCATATTCACATTCCCACGAGCCACAAATTACCTGATGATactgtaaaaaagaaacaaaggataAAAAAACTATCTTTCGTGTATTGTATGTATTGTTCATCGAACATAATTGAAGTTAATGAGTGTACACAGTGaatgttattatttttcattgtaaTTAACTACAAAGTTGTAATCGGCCCTCGGCTCACTCACGAGGGTGAATTGATATACAACTagggaaaacaaaaaaaagtatatatatatatttgacgTTAATGTAATAACAATATTCTACTATTACACTGTTGTCTGTTGTATGTTTGTCGGGCGTAACGCTCGAACgatttaatcaaatattatgtatattacataaattattattttatattcatcgttgtacatatattttaattgattaattttcatttcaaaataCACAGCTTATTCTTACCTGAACTGAAATGAAAGCAACTGatctttataaaagcagaaaaagaagaaggaagaaagtggAACGTGTTTTCTTTTTTGGGTGAACGAAGATTGTTTCTCAAATATGGCAAAATGTACTTTTATTAGCAATGAGATAATTATAATGTTTAAATCATCAGATtgcaaaaaatataagaaacctATTTAACGCAATATTGGTGAGAAATGTTTTGTTAATTACAACACTTAACTGTTTTCAAGTCTTGGATTCCGCGtgtaattgtttctttttcaattttctttttcatatatattttatgttttaaataattaaactgaTTATCTGTTTCGAACAATTTGCTAGCTTGTTTGTTGGAACTCGAATTTCTGACATAGTTTGAAGTATATTTAACGCAACTTCCGATTGTCGTACtgcttttattaaattattttgatcTTCTGAATTTGATGTTGTACTTAAAAGCGTTCCCATTGCAACAAGAGTTCTGAACACTGCTTCAGGCTCGTTTAAACGTGGTAACACAGAGAACATTGCATTTAAACATTGTGTTTTACCGAGAGtatcattatatttattcagAGCCACAGTTAAATTCAATATATATGTTGAAATTGCCACCTGAAAATATCCAAACGAATTAATTTCATCAACTAATcgtacaatataaattttgtatgccaatatataaatttttactcTTCTATGCTATTCATACCTGATTATTTTTGTTTGTAAGTGACTCCAACTCTGATAGAAGTTTCAATATCTCATCTTTAGAATTAAGACATAGTTTTTCACCTCTTTCGTGACTGAACATATTCGCCAGCAAACGGAAAGTAAGCATTTGGTTGGAAGGAAGCGCGTTAGATTCGATATGCTTCTTTACAATCTGTAGAAGCTCCTCTGTACATAGTACATCATTTACTTCTCTACAGAGTACTGCGAGCCTAGTAATGTCGAGTACAGGAAACAATACATCGTCTGGCCAATTCAAGAGTGTCTTCAAAATGTTCAATGTATCAGTTTTCAATTGTTCAGGAGCTTGGTCTCCAGCAAGTTTCACCAAGGACTCCAATTTGTCACTTGACACCTTGAGAGGATCACTTTGTTTGCCATTTAATTCTTTTAGTTTCTCTATGAAAGAgcatcaaattaattaatttatttcattataaaaatgtataagatAAAAGTAATAGAAAGTACCTAAAATTTGAGAAAGATTAGCCTGTTCCAGTTTCAAGTATTTTGTATGAGGAATATAAGACGGTGCGGTTGTGTCTGAGGAGTTTGGTGTGTCTGGTCTGGTAGATTCTTGTGATGTTGTATTTGCTGTTGATTGAGGAATGTATCTACTGCCTCCTGTGAAAGGATCAGCATATTGAGCATCAGTTTTCATAACTGGTGCAGAttgagaattttttattataaaatttgcaacctataaataaaaataaatagccataaaaattatttcttatcgAAAAAACAAGCATCTATCTCAAGCTTTATACCTGATCTAGAAATAATTGACTAAGACTGTTATCGTGAAGGAACTTCTGCGCAACGTGCCAAGGATCCTGATCATTATTATAGGGCAATTTTAATGGAGGAACACCATCCTGTATGTCTACAGAGAACACATAATCATACTCTATGCCATTATAAAGCTGTTTTCCAGATGTAGCTACGCTACCACCCGAAGCGCCCATGACGTTACCGATCTTTAtccatttttgttcattttgtgACCAGCTATATGCTCTTATAGCATCTCCATCGTTTACTATTTTGGTTTGACCGTCTCTTTGGCCAGGTTGTAGCAAGGTTTTTGCGTCTGGTAAACTGTTAACATATAAATTAAGATTTTagcttattatttataatttgattcaTTTCTCAGCTACTTCACTTACTCCTTAACTTTGATCCCACCTAGCTCTTGTTGAGCATTAAGCTTAACATTGGCTACTTGCTGCTCAAATTCTTGCAATGCCTCTGAGTCTGCATATTCTTCAGGATTACATGTAAATATCCTAACAACTCCATCAGAACTTCCAGTAACTATATCACCATTAGGAAGTGAAGCCAAACACCACACAGATTGGGTGGGTAAAGTAATGGTTTGACTTAGTTCTGTATTATGCCATATCCTAAGTGTCCGATCTTCGCCACAAGTAAATATACTTGTACCATTTTCTAAGGCTAAAATGCTATAGATATAATTCTCATGTCCACAATAAGTTCCTAAACAAGTTCCAAGAGACACGTTCCAATGACGTACAGTGGCATCATTGGCACAAGATAAAACTTCATTGCTACTTATTACAGAAATATCACGAACACAATCTGTATGTCCAGTTAATTTGTGTTGTACTGAACCATCACTTGCCCATATTATAACAAGCTTATCTGCTGATCCAGTTACAATAGATCCACTTGACAAGTCTGCTACACACCATACAGCAGCTGTATGACCTAGCAAGTTTAATTGTGGTTTACTTAAGTCACTCAGGCTCCACAATTTTGCACTCATGTCCCAGGAACTTGACAAGAATGTTCCTTCTTTTGTACCAGTTGTTAATTTACAAACAGTATCCTGGTGACTTTTTATAATGTTTATGGGCTCTGTTTGGTGTGAAACATAGATACGTATGGTTTTATCATGACTACCAGTGATAATAAAACCTATGGGATTTTGCTCTGAAGGATTTATAACGCACACAGAAGTGACAAAGTTGGAGTGTCCTTCCAAAGTTCCAGTgtgttcataatttttattattcctgcaaaatatttatacaatatacattCATATAAGAAGTACGATTTACATAGAATAagtaaaaaagaatttctttgCAATGACAAACTCTTTTATGATGTCTTGAACTTTATTGTTCGAAATCTAGCTCATATTTTCTTAGCGTTTTTATTCAAATCACATAtgttaatatacaaatttattacaaagtAAAGAGGAtcttataaaacaaatttttatctcattacttatttatatagaaaattttgtttGGGGTCATGAAAGAGTCTGGTGTGGTAAAATATTTAAGCAGGTTAAATACCCGCATGATTTCCAAATACGTGCAGTCTCATCCCTCGAAGTAGAAACTATAGTTCCGTCAGCGAAAGTCGCTATAGCTCTCACGTCGGATGTGTGTCCGAAGAGAGAAGTTCTCAGCTTGTAACACGGTTTGGCCATAGCACTTTGATAGTCGTGCAGGGCACGCAGCAAGGACATTACTTATACGAACTCTACAGTTGGGATAATCTCACCGATTCTCGATGCGAATAAAATGTGGATAAATTCGCACGGTTTTGACATTTAAAACGCATTCGAGCATGCGTGACAATGATCACTATGCTTGTATGGTATTATGTATATGTGCATTTTTCCCACATAAACTACTTTCTTTAtacgtaaacaaaattttttcttgcttttttGCTAACGTCATTAGTCTAGTATCTTCTTTTGAAATTATTCAAGGCAACTTCACGAAGCATCGTTGAATCGAGAATGACTctatattattgtatacaacattttatgacgtatgacttgAATTAATTGGTTATTCTCATGAATTCTTGATCGAGATTGTAATTCGCTAAAATTAAtatctctttattattttttacgcAAGACTTCTATCTGTTACGTATCCGCCTTGATACGCCACAAATATGATTCAGAattcattttgatatttctggcggggattttaaatattataaaattttgacGTTTTAGGCTATATCagtaatatatttaacattGCATGTCATAcgctatatatgtataatataataatgtataccTAAATTTAATTTgactaaaagaaaatatttgatgaTGTGTTTTAAGTATTATGATTCTAATGTGTAAGGTTATGTcagtataatttatatttaatactattCATCGTACACTATGTATAATACATAgcaatatatactaatacatattttaagtaaaagaaaatatctttataattaGTAAATTGAGTATTACCAgataatactaaataataaattcaatccatatgtttcaaaatataagatatatcaTTTCCGCAAAGTGGATAACTTCCGTTTGGTTACGTGTTGTAAATGGAGCCGCTTGTTTAAGATAATAGAACCGGTCTCGTGGCACaaggatattatatataatttataatgagATTTATAAACAAACTTCTTTGTTTTGTTACAATATTCGGGGTAACGAATGCTGGGGGACCTACATTGGTTTTACTCGATAATTTAGCCATAAAAGAAACACATTCCATATTTTTCAAGATTCTACAGGGTATGTAAACATTTAGCTATCAAATTCAATGAAATGTCATTCATTGCCAATTACCTTaaacttccttatttttttttttttttttttttcgaattatGACAGCATTAAACGTATCTAATTGTActatatgatatttaattacACAGATATGGTATACCTTACAGAATATTTGAGGTTAGGTTGTTAGTAACTTAAAAAATTTTTGTAGATAGTGGATACACGTTAACATTTAAATTAGCAGACGATGCTAATCTACAGCTTTCCAAGTATGGAGAATATTTGTATCaccatttaataatatttgccCCTTCTGTGGAAGAGTTTGGAGGAATATTGAATGTTGAAGCAATAACGGACTTCATTGATGGTGGTGGTAATGTCTTGGTTGCTGGTTCATCTCAGTCTGGACATGCTCTTCATGAATTAGCTTCAGAATGTGGTTTTGAAATTGATGAGGAAGGTTCTGCGGTCATTGATCATTTAAATTATGATGTTTCTGATAATGGTTACCATACAAAAATAGTAGCAGATTCTGTCAATTTAATAGATGCTTCTGCAATTGTTGGAAGTAAAAACGTACCA from Bombus terrestris chromosome 16, iyBomTerr1.2, whole genome shotgun sequence encodes the following:
- the LOC100646969 gene encoding dual specificity protein phosphatase Mpk3; the encoded protein is MPGGNIMEEDLVDPEWLFRHLRSPDGPNKLLILDCRAHSDFSEAHIRGSVPLAIPSIMLRRLAAGKVDLLSTIRCLDLRNRVEVFLCGDENSRGTFILIGDSTDPAGHQGETIQVLSRRLRSSGGYVAILMDGFGAFRDRYPEWCEGSQASGEGPPGQDSNDGELMGLRSLRISTPPTRSYSDSDSDSTCDSVGPEEDKDFPVEILPHLYLGNAANSEDREALARHRIQYILNVTPDLPNVFESAGSIKYMQIPISDHWSQNLASFFPQAIQFIEEARSSDKGVLVHCLAGVSRSVTITVAYLMHKCSLSLNDAFNLVRSRKSNVAPNFHFMEQLHSFEKELRDRGDRSSRGNDQRCIGACRPGGPCNCPAPSFLSPIDLGLSPDSGIEFDRWASSTPAE
- the LOC100645851 gene encoding phospholipase A-2-activating protein, which gives rise to MSLLRALHDYQSAMAKPCYKLRTSLFGHTSDVRAIATFADGTIVSTSRDETARIWKSCGNNKNYEHTGTLEGHSNFVTSVCVINPSEQNPIGFIITGSHDKTIRIYVSHQTEPINIIKSHQDTVCKLTTGTKEGTFLSSSWDMSAKLWSLSDLSKPQLNLLGHTAAVWCVADLSSGSIVTGSADKLVIIWASDGSVQHKLTGHTDCVRDISVISSNEVLSCANDATVRHWNVSLGTCLGTYCGHENYIYSILALENGTSIFTCGEDRTLRIWHNTELSQTITLPTQSVWCLASLPNGDIVTGSSDGVVRIFTCNPEEYADSEALQEFEQQVANVKLNAQQELGGIKVKDLPDAKTLLQPGQRDGQTKIVNDGDAIRAYSWSQNEQKWIKIGNVMGASGGSVATSGKQLYNGIEYDYVFSVDIQDGVPPLKLPYNNDQDPWHVAQKFLHDNSLSQLFLDQVANFIIKNSQSAPVMKTDAQYADPFTGGSRYIPQSTANTTSQESTRPDTPNSSDTTAPSYIPHTKYLKLEQANLSQILEKLKELNGKQSDPLKVSSDKLESLVKLAGDQAPEQLKTDTLNILKTLLNWPDDVLFPVLDITRLAVLCREVNDVLCTEELLQIVKKHIESNALPSNQMLTFRLLANMFSHERGEKLCLNSKDEILKLLSELESLTNKNNQVAISTYILNLTVALNKYNDTLGKTQCLNAMFSVLPRLNEPEAVFRTLVAMGTLLSTTSNSEDQNNLIKAVRQSEVALNILQTMSEIRVPTNKLANCSKQIISLII